Proteins encoded together in one Porites lutea chromosome 2, jaPorLute2.1, whole genome shotgun sequence window:
- the LOC140929016 gene encoding UDP-N-acetylhexosamine pyrophosphorylase-like, whose protein sequence is MDVEKLKRDLKENNQEHLLKHWESLSKNEQSIFYDELRNINFAQVNRSFEKAMNEAKGNEKKDEIEPVPPELVGSVIGEVNQNKVDSWRDKGLQVISEGKVAVLLLAGGQGTRLGVSYPKGMYDVGLPSKKTLYQLQAERILKVQELAYKRTGKKGTIRWYIMTSEHTMDATKTFFEEHNYFGLHTEDVVFFEQHTFPCLTFDGKIILDQRNKVARAPGGNGGLYAALGPEERVNTEQMRKQGIEYIHVYCVDNILVKMADPVFIGFCIDKSAECGAKVVEKTRPDEKVGVVVKYNGKYQVVEYSEISEEHSKMKDPLASDKLLFREGNICNHFFTMDFLDRVVKEYETSMKYHIAKKKIPFVDESGRRIKPVEPSGIKLEKFVFDVFEFTEKLAVLEVVRDEEFSPLKNAKGSPSDSPETAQRDLFSLHYNYIVKAGGKFIDRNGLKIVVCEISPLLSYAGEGLEDEVKGRQLSAVEGVYLKGEEEDKIEEPVCKKSKTF, encoded by the exons ATGGATGTCGAGAAGTTAAAGAGAGATTTAAAAGAGAACAACCAGGAACATTTGCTTAAACACTGGGAATCATTAAGCAAAAACGAGCAGTCAATTTTCTACGATGAATTGCGAAACATCAATTTCGCTCAAGTTAACCGGTCTTTCGAGAAAGCCATGAACGAAGcgaaaggaaatgaaaagaaagacgAAATCGAGCCGGTTCCTCCAGAGCTTGTTGGTAGCGTCATTGGAGAAGTAAACCAAAATAAAGTCGATAGTTGGAGAGACAAAGGTCTTCAAGTTATAAGCGAAGGGAAAGTCGCTGTGTTGCTGCTGGCCGGTGGTCAAGGTACTCGTTTGGGAGTTTCGTATCCTAAAGGAATGTATGATGTAGGtttgccttcaaaaaaaacTCTCTACCAATTACAAGCTGAGAGAATCTTGAAAGTTCAGGAATTGGCCTACAAGCGCACTGGAAAGAAAGGGACAATTCGTTG GTACATCATGACCAGTGAACACACAATGGATGCCACCAAAACATTTTTTGAAGAACACAATTATTTTGGACTGCACACAGAGGACGTTGTTTTTTTTGAGCAGCATACCTTCCCCTGTCTAACATTTGACGGTAAGATCATTCTTGATCAACGAAACAAAGTTGCCAGAGCTCCTGGAGGAAACGGTGGTTTGTACGCAGCCCTGGGTCCAGAGGAGCGTGTTAACACAGAGCAGATGAGGAAGCAAGGCATAGAGTATATTCATGTGTATTGCGTGGACAACATCCTTGTCAAGATGGCCGATCCCGTGTTCATTGGATTTTGTATTGATAAGTCAGCTGAGTGTGGAGCAAAG GTTGTAGAGAAGACCCGTCCAGATGAAAAAGTTGGAGTTGTGGTAAAGTACAATGGAAAATACCAG GTTGTTGAGTACAGTGAGATATCAGAAGAGCACTCGAAGATGAAAGACCCTCTTGCCAGTGACAAACTGTTATTTCGAGAAGGAAACATTTGTAACCATTTCTTCACCATGGACTTTTTGGATAGAGTTGTAAA AGAGTATGAAACATCAATGAAATACCATATTGCCAAAAAGAAGATACCTTTTGTTGATGAAAGTGGGAGAAG GATCAAACCTGTCGAACCCAGTGGAATAAAGCTGGAAAAatttgtctttgatgtgtttgaATTCACAGA AAAACTTGCGGTGTTGGAAGTTGTTCGGGATGAGGAGTTTTCTCCCCTGAAGAATGCCAAGGGTTCGCCATCTGACAGCCCAGAGACAGCCCAGCGGGATTTGTTCAGTTTACACTACAATTACATAGTCAAGGCTGGTGGAAAATTCATTGACAGAAATGG GCTCAAAATTGTGGTGTGCGAGATTTCTCCTCTTCTCTCATATGCTGGAGAG GGTCTGGAAGATGAAGTGAAAGGCAGGCAGTTGTCAGCAGTAGAAGGGGTTTACCTTAAGGGTGAAGAGGAAGACAAGATAGAAGAACCAGTTTGCAAGAAGAGCAAAACGTTTTAG
- the LOC140927191 gene encoding galanin receptor 2a-like, whose product MDTNTTDNINSTAPLSAQTCIPWVVLMTTESLFIVIFNLLTIIVFSRHRQLHRRRAYLLIRNLAIIDLLVGGISGPLQIEWNVGDSCDLWMYNRMTDSWFFVLKVLMLHLFSMASLCNLAAISLERMHAIICPSRHLFMKKLVYKVIIAVIWLTAILRECAQIVFIKVTTRGRKTERLMNFTIYIPYYFIALLIICVCYTTIFIKIRCSYPPQPLRSSVIIKERQLTKTLFVVTVASLLTLLPVIIFLGLETFNHDPVIDRSSSLYCHIKFAVTVFFLANSLANPIIYAMRMKKFRLGLKELFGRDSNYEVVLPFHQK is encoded by the coding sequence ATGGATACCAACACTACTGACAACATTAATTCTACTGCTCCCCTCTCAGCACAAACGTGCATTCCGTGGGTTGTTCTGATGACCACTGAATCTCTATTCATCGTCATTTTCAATCTCTTGACGATCATTGTATTTTCAAGGCATCGTCAGCTTCATCGCCGGCGCGCATACCTGCTCATACGGAACCTGGCGATTATTGACCTGTTGGTTGGGGGAATTTCAGGTCCTCTGCAAATTGAGTGGAACGTGGGAGATTCTTGTGATCTTTGGATGTACAACAGGATGACTGATTCatggttttttgttttaaaggttttaatGCTCCATTTATTTTCCATGGCTTCCCTTTGTAATCTTGCTGCCATTTCCTTAGAGCGAATGCACGCAATAATTTGTCCCTCCAGGCATCTTTTCATGAAGAAATTGGTTTATAAAGTAATTATCGCTGTAATTTGGCTAACAGCTATTCTTAGAGAATGCGCACAAATTGTCTTTATAAAAGTAACTACTCGCGGTCGTAAAACTGAAAGACTAATGAATTTCACCATTTACATCccttattattttattgctcTTCTTATTATTTGCGTATGTTATACTACTATTTTCATTAAGATCCGATGCAGCTATCCGCCACAGCCTCTACGTAGCAGTGTGATAATCAAAGAACGACAACTAACTAAAACCCTCTTTGTGGTCACAGTGGCATCTTTATTAACATTGCTGCCAGTGataatttttttgggtttggAAACTTTCAACCACGATCCAGTGATAGATCGGTCTTCGAGTTTATACTGTCACATAAAATTTGCTGTCACCGTGTTTTTTCTGGCTAACTCATTAGCCAATCCAATTATATACGCAATGAGGATGAAGAAGTTTCGTTTGGGGTTAAAAGAATTATTCGGCAGGGATTCAAACTATGAAGTCGTTTTGCCTTTTCATCAGAAGTAG